Proteins from one Sabethes cyaneus chromosome 2, idSabCyanKW18_F2, whole genome shotgun sequence genomic window:
- the LOC128733470 gene encoding farnesyl pyrophosphate synthase, translating to MLSTMIRATGPLQVAVGRQLIRSTEAPNSMQHFRAISKSSEVNHSDYMTMRENQRPKVSRDYQSKLQIRLKKVSRTLSTLNHSVPEAIQHTAVSKTESREFMAVFPDLVRDLTEFAKKYDSKVADKWFARALQYNVPQGKKNRGLAAVLSYRMLAKPEELTPENIRRAHYLGWCIEMFQSMFLICDDVMDGSQTRRGQPCWYKVEDVKMTAINDALMIDAAIYHVLKKQFGDQPYYTKLVEMFSDIKFITTVGQSLDLQSAKLDVTKYTMDLYKSIVSHKTAYYTFYLPVALAMHMTGFTDPEVFRQTRTILLEIGQFFQAQDDFLDCFGDPAVTGKIGTDIEEGKCTWLAVVCMQRAAEDQKQIMKECYGSTDPDKVARVKKLYEELGLPTTYAIYEEESYNMIKTHIQQISRGLPHDLFFKIMEKIYRRDC from the exons ATGTTGTCCACAATGATCCGAGCTACTGGACCGCTGCAGGTCGCCGTCGGCCGTCAGCTGATCCGTTCGACGGAAGCGCCGAATTCGATGCAGCATTTCCGGGCCATTTCGAAAAGCAGCGAAGTCAACCATTCCGACTATATGACCATGCGAGAAAACCAGCGGCCGAAAGTGAGCCGGGACTACCAGAGTAAATTGCAGATAAGACTGAAGAAAGTGTCGAG GACACTTTCGACGCTGAACCACTCCGTACCGGAGGCGATCCAGCACACGGCCGTCTCGAAAACCGAGAGCCGCGAGTTTATGGCTGTGTTTCCCGATCTAGTCCGCGATCTGACCGAGTTCGCCAAGAAGTACGACAGCAAGGTGGCGGACAAGTGGTTCGCCCGGGCCCTCCAGTACAATGTCCCGCAGGGTAAGAAAAACCGCGGACTGGCTGCCGTCCTGTCGTACCGTATGCTGGCCAAACCGGAGGAGCTAACACCGGAAAACATTCGCCGGGCCCACTATCTCGGCTGGTGCATCGAAATG TTCCAGTCAATGTTTCTGATCTGTGACGATGTCATGGACGGCAGTCAGACTCGCCGTGGTCAACCATGTTGGTACAAGGTAGAGGACGTAAAGATGACCGCCATCAACGATGCCCTGATGATCGATGCCGCCATCTACCACGTGCTGAAGAAGCAGTTCGGCGATCAGCCGTACTACACAAAGCTGGTAGAGATGTTCTCCGACATTAAGTTTATCACCACCGTCGGACAGTCGCTCGATCTCCAGTCTGCTAAGCTAGACGTCACCAAATACACGATGGATCTGTACAAATCGATCGTTTCCCATAAGACTGCCTACTATACGTTCTACCTGCCGGTGGCACTGGCCATGCACATGACCGG CTTCACGGATCCGGAAGTATTCCGCCAGACTAGGACCATCCTGCTGGAGATCGGTCAGTTCTTCCAAGCTCAGGACGATTTCCTAGACTGCTTCGGTGACCCGGCGGTGACCGGTAAGATCGGCACCGACATCGAAGAGGGCAAATGCACCTGGTTGGCTGTCGTTTGTATGCAGCGGGCCGCCGAAGACCAGAAGCAAATCATGAAGGAGTGCTACGGTTCGACcg ACCCCGACAAGGTGGCACGGGTTAAGAAACTGTACGAAGAGCTGGGTCTGCCGACGACCTACGCCATCTACGAGGAGGAATCGTACAACATGATCAAAACGCATATCCAGCAGATTTCGCGAGGTCTTCCGCACGATCTGTTCTTCAAGATTATGGAGAAAATTTACCGACGGGATTGCTAG
- the LOC128734998 gene encoding UBX domain-containing protein 6 codes for MNNPKNKIKNFFAKQKLKFGSHGPGRKLNSEAPPPPPKVPSKSSGSTSKDVYIPPKRKELSAEAKAAAEAALARVQSRDKKEFNTSLAAIQAQVRRELEAERKAKEYAAQGTSAGASGDNPAEMSDDERKDLAVQGVYFRCPLISDEVLPRKEWKGKIKEFLYEQLENEKGLSACLIIYNCNIKEKVDVCVETLIKCLENILHHPNEEKYKKIRMSNRMFCDKIKVCEGALDFLHAAGFAEIPIDDEPHLIWSEEYLEPGNTLESLLDALKCSEPFHLELDRNIQVLLPSQVQKTNLPPDFFRISLEELKREQQLRSEALEQSQILKTKAMREKEELRIVNRYKFSLIRVRFPNGVYLQGTFNVYEKLSQVYEFVQSCLMHESAEFLIVSPTGQRFSDADLDKSLFDLRLVPTIVFNFSYENESRQLADYLKEELMLLIQSF; via the coding sequence ATGAACaatccaaaaaataaaattaaaaatttcttcGCCAAGCAGAAACTAAAATTCGGCAGCCATGGTCCGGGTCGTAAGCTTAACTCTGaagcaccaccaccaccaccaaagGTACCATCGAAATCATCCGGATCTACGTCTAAAGATGTCTACATTCCTCCGAAGCGCAAGGAACTGTCGGCTGAAGCGAAAGCAGCAGCGGAAGCAGCGCTAGCTCGGGTTCAAAGTCGCGACAAGAAAGAATTCAACACTTCGTTGGCCGCTATTCAGGCACAGGTTAGACGCGAGCTTGAAGCTGAACGTAAGGCGAAGGAATATGCCGCGCAGGGAACCAGTGCGGGAGCTAGTGGCGATAATCCGGCAGAAATGTCCGACGATGAACGGAAGGATCTTGCCGTACAGGGAGTCTACTTCCGTTGTCCCTTAATTAGCGACGAAGTTTTACCCCGAAAAGAATGGAAAGGTAAAATCAAGGAATTTTTGTACGAGCAGTTGGAAAACGAAAAAGGTCTATCGGCTTGCCTAATAATCTATAACTGCAATATCAAGGAAAAAGTGGATGTCTGTGTGGAAACGCTGATTAAAtgtttggaaaatattttacaCCACCCGAACGAAGAGAAGTACAAGAAAATTCGTATGAGTAAtcggatgttttgtgataaaatAAAAGTATGTGAAGGGGCGTTGGATTTCTTACACGCAGCTGGTTTCGCTGAAATACCAATTGACGACGAGCCTCATTTGATCTGGTCCGAGGAGTATTTGGAGCCGGGAAATACGCTGGAAAGTTTGCTAGATGCCTTGAAGTGTTCGGAACCATTCCACCTGGAATTGGACCGCAACATTCAAGTGTTGCTACCGTCGCAAGTGCAAAAGACTAACCTTCCGCCTGATTTTTTCCGAATCTCGCTGGAAGAACTCAAGCGAGAACAGCAACTAAGGTCGGAAGCACTGGAGCAGTCGCAAATCCTCAAAACCAAAGCCATGCGCGAGAAGGAAGAGCTTCGCATCGTGAATCGTTACAAATTTTCGCTCATACGCGTTCGCTTTCCGAACGGTGTGTACCTGCAGGGAACGTTTAACGTGTACGAAAAGCTTTCGCAGGTGTACGAATTCGTACAGTCCTGTCTAATGCACGAATCTGCTGAATTTTTAATTGTTTCTCCCACCGGCCAGCGATTCTCGGACGCGGATCTGGACAAGTCGCTGTTCGATTTACGGCTGGTGCCGACAATCGTTTTCAACTTCAGCTATGAGAACGAGTCTCGTCAGCTAGCGGACTACTTAAAGGAGGAGCTGATGCTTCTGATTCAATCCTTTTAA